The Fusarium keratoplasticum isolate Fu6.1 chromosome 4, whole genome shotgun sequence genome contains the following window.
AGTGGGTTGCGCAGCAGGTCTTGGAGTATGCACCTCCCGACATGCGACACTTTCACAAGACGGTATGTTACTTTGACTCGCCTTGTGATTCGTTTCTAATCATCAACAGCCCTGGCTTACCGGCATCTTTGCTGCATCTCTGTTCTTGGTCGGAGTCAACTGGTTGACGACAGTTCTCTTTGCGACAACTCTGCGAGCAACCGAGGGTCACAGCCATCTGTTCCTTaacatcatctttgccatctcCTATGGCCTGACGGCGTATTTCTACGTCGCCAGCATGCGATACGACCCCGGCTTCGTGCCCAAGATGAACGGCATTGCGGAGCAAAAGGCTGTCATTGACGAGCTGCTCGCGCAGTGGAAATATGACGAATCCAACTTTTGTGTTACGTGCATGATTCGAACACCTCTGCGAAGCAAGCACTGCCGCCGATGCCAGCGGTGCGTTGCCAAGCATGACCAGTAAGCTTTTCTATCTCCCGAGACATGTGCAATACTGACCAGTTTAGCCATTGCCCTTGGGTATACAACTGCGTTGGTGTTAACAACCACCGACATTTCTTCTTCTACCTCATCTCACTCTCTCTTGGTATCATTTCATATGACTGGCTGCTGTATTATTGTAAGTTTCTCTCTTCACGTGTATCGGCAATCGCTTACAATGTACAGATTTCGAGATTATAAGCACCAAGGCTTCAGACTCGTGCAATGTCCTTAGCCCTGGACTGTGCAAGTTCATCAACGCTGATTCTTACACTGCGCTTCTGGCTGTTTGGATCAGCCTTCAACTACTCTGGGTCACGATGCTTCTCTTCACCCAGTTCTTCCAGGTCTCGCGAGCCATGACGACGTACGAGAACATGTTTGGTGTTCAAGATGGCACCGCAATCACTGCCCTCACCTCGACCGGCGCACCTCTTGACcccaaccatccatctctgTCTGCATCGACTCCTGCTGCTCACTCTCACAAGCACAAGGGCGGTATGCTTAAGCAGTGGAGCCGTATCCTGGGTGTTGACCCCTTCATCGAGACCATTACCGGCCGAGGCGCAGTGTCGACCAAGAAcaagcgcaagaagaagaaccctTACAGCCGAGGCTGCATCACCAACTGTAAGGACTTTTGGTGTGATCCCGCCCCCGTCTTTGGACAGAGGGAAACGGGAACTGCTGTTCTCGGCGGCGAAAAGATCGACTATACTGCCATGTACGAGAGTCCTACTCTGATGCAATTGACGGGTCGACGAGAGCGAGGTGGCTACGAGGCGGTGGGCACCGAGGAGGTTTAAGATAAAGATAGCCACGAAAGTCTTTTTTGCATTCAGGTGTCACGGGGAATAGACGAGTGGTTGATGGGCTATGTTATGCGATCAATGAGACGGCCGGCAAATGACAAAAGGCAAAGAGTCGGTAAATAATGAAGGCCTACCGGAGGGTGATGTATCACGAACGACTATACACCTGCGAGAGATTCTTGCGAGAAGGGAGCGTGCCTGGGTAGACTTTTTCGGAGGGGAATGTATACTATGGAATGGAGTGTGTAATATTAATACGGGGGATTTTCAGGGAATCGGTATTGTTATAAAGAGATTGTTCAACGAGAAGCTGTTGCGTTGAGAGTGGAGTGGATATGAGGTCTCGTGAGcactaccctatagtaaaCCATCATTCGGAAAGGAAATTCTTCATGCACGTTTATGGTTACGTGGTAATAGC
Protein-coding sequences here:
- a CDS encoding Palmitoyltransferase, encoding MSSSSSTSGAPTAPIQMSSKSNAATPKLNSEVEMGSLPGDDSQNQADDIMQLARIGDVPAMEKLFESGEYDATYSDDEGITPLHWAAINNQYAMCKFLIEHGAEINRKGGESVATPLQWAAQRCHYYTVNLLLQHGADPLITDAQGYNTLHISTFNGNVLLLVLLLHQGIPVDVLDTFGHTALMWSAYKGFPQCVDLFLRWGASVHATDEQGFTALHWALVKGNPGCILKLIEYGADRFAKTQTGKTPAVTASELNTEGAWHRALRECGFNEDGHPAVPPWPGASYFLKDKRAFVTRFLFLWPFVLVWGMLMAVAHAPVYIGLPLGLAVVYGIQWVAQQVLEYAPPDMRHFHKTPWLTGIFAASLFLVGVNWLTTVLFATTLRATEGHSHLFLNIIFAISYGLTAYFYVASMRYDPGFVPKMNGIAEQKAVIDELLAQWKYDESNFCVTCMIRTPLRSKHCRRCQRCVAKHDHHCPWVYNCVGVNNHRHFFFYLISLSLGIISYDWLLYYYFEIISTKASDSCNVLSPGLCKFINADSYTALLAVWISLQLLWVTMLLFTQFFQVSRAMTTYENMFGVQDGTAITALTSTGAPLDPNHPSLSASTPAAHSHKHKGGMLKQWSRILGVDPFIETITGRGAVSTKNKRKKKNPYSRGCITNCKDFWCDPAPVFGQRETGTAVLGGEKIDYTAMYESPTLMQLTGRRERGGYEAVGTEEV